A window of the Lactobacillus gasseri ATCC 33323 = JCM 1131 genome harbors these coding sequences:
- a CDS encoding alpha/beta hydrolase codes for MKEQKILNAVKEMRISWKENDDKRDSGLPHDIPEVTRVDDLQYGEDPKWNLLDLYLPKNVKGKIPVIINIHGGGWVYGTKETYQFYGLGMAKRGFAFVNPNYKLGPEVKFPKELDQVNEYIHWVADHADEYNLDKNNVFLIGDSAGGQMAEQYTAILTNPKYREKFGYTLTDLKFRAVALNSPATFIKDPGMIGNGTLAYFDPEVMKSAKNQDLIDVEKYITEDFLPTFISTANEDFIHDCAVRLDGFLRAKGIEVIQKSWGDEKHPEPHVFLINQKDELAKEANDEEAEFFRKHLVKD; via the coding sequence ATGAAAGAGCAAAAGATTCTAAATGCAGTTAAAGAAATGCGGATTAGCTGGAAAGAAAATGATGATAAGAGAGACAGTGGGTTGCCACACGATATCCCAGAAGTAACACGTGTAGATGATCTTCAATATGGTGAGGATCCTAAATGGAATTTATTAGACTTATATTTGCCTAAGAATGTTAAAGGCAAGATTCCAGTTATTATTAATATTCATGGTGGTGGCTGGGTTTATGGAACAAAAGAAACTTATCAATTTTATGGTTTAGGGATGGCGAAGAGAGGATTTGCATTTGTTAATCCAAACTATAAATTAGGTCCAGAAGTTAAATTTCCTAAGGAACTTGATCAAGTAAATGAATATATCCATTGGGTAGCCGACCATGCTGATGAATACAATCTTGATAAAAATAATGTCTTCTTAATTGGAGATTCAGCTGGTGGTCAGATGGCTGAACAATATACAGCTATTTTGACTAATCCAAAATACCGTGAGAAATTTGGTTATACACTAACAGATTTAAAATTTAGAGCGGTTGCTTTAAACTCACCGGCAACTTTTATTAAAGATCCAGGCATGATTGGAAATGGTACTTTAGCATATTTTGACCCAGAAGTGATGAAGAGTGCGAAGAATCAAGATCTAATTGATGTTGAAAAATATATTACTGAAGATTTTCTGCCAACCTTTATTTCGACTGCTAATGAAGATTTTATTCATGACTGCGCTGTTAGATTAGATGGTTTTTTAAGAGCTAAAGGAATTGAAGTTATTCAAAAGTCTTGGGGCGATGAAAAGCATCCTGAACCACATGTTTTCTTGATTAATCAAAAAGATGAGTTAGCAAAAGAAGCTAATGACGAAGAAGCTGAATTCTTTAGAAAGCATCTTGTCAAAGATTAA
- a CDS encoding C1 family peptidase yields the protein MGALSEQELAAFSADFNKNDKNKVASRAARRNGLFEASFNDEVSKRLNHTFSTELDIGGVTDQKHSGRCWEFATLNVLRHHFGKKYHVKDFTFSQAYNFFWDKIERANAFYDSMIRLADKPVDDREVETWLYFAGQDGGLWQMAINLVKKYGVVPSYAMPENATSNNTTALIDSLARKERKDALVLRKLVQEGKLEEAEKAKKEFLNEVYRMAAVALGEPPKKFDLEYRDDDKKYHLEKDLTPRQFAEKYLKDFNWDDYVVLLNSPNYDYNKRYHQGLYDNVAGGQPITGLNVPIEVLARAAAAQLKDGKAVIFGNDVLKQMERKTGFLDTDLYKTDDLFSVDTQMSKADRLATGEGSATHDMTLVGVDEDNGEIRKWKVENSWGDKYGHKGFYEMSQKWFEEYVYDVVVDKKYLPEDLVKLWEEPAVDLKPWEHIGL from the coding sequence ATGGGTGCTTTATCAGAACAAGAACTAGCAGCTTTTTCTGCAGATTTTAATAAAAATGATAAAAATAAAGTAGCATCTCGTGCTGCTCGTCGAAATGGATTATTTGAAGCATCATTTAATGATGAAGTTTCAAAACGTTTAAATCATACTTTTTCTACCGAACTTGATATTGGTGGAGTAACTGACCAAAAGCATTCTGGTCGTTGCTGGGAATTTGCAACTTTGAATGTTTTGCGTCATCATTTTGGCAAAAAATATCATGTTAAGGACTTTACTTTTTCACAAGCTTATAATTTCTTCTGGGATAAGATTGAAAGAGCTAACGCTTTTTATGATAGTATGATTCGTTTAGCTGATAAGCCAGTTGATGATCGTGAAGTTGAAACTTGGTTGTATTTTGCAGGTCAAGATGGTGGCTTATGGCAAATGGCAATTAATTTGGTAAAAAAATATGGAGTAGTTCCATCATACGCAATGCCAGAAAATGCTACGTCAAACAACACTACAGCTTTAATTGATTCTTTAGCTCGTAAGGAAAGAAAAGATGCCCTAGTATTACGTAAATTAGTTCAAGAAGGCAAGCTTGAAGAAGCTGAAAAGGCTAAAAAGGAATTCTTAAATGAAGTTTACCGTATGGCTGCAGTAGCTTTGGGTGAACCACCAAAGAAGTTTGATTTAGAGTATCGTGATGATGATAAAAAGTATCATTTAGAAAAAGATTTAACCCCACGTCAATTTGCAGAAAAGTATTTGAAAGATTTTAATTGGGACGATTATGTTGTCTTATTAAACTCACCTAATTATGATTACAACAAACGCTACCACCAAGGTTTATATGACAATGTTGCTGGTGGCCAACCAATTACTGGCTTAAATGTGCCGATTGAAGTTTTGGCACGAGCAGCTGCAGCTCAATTGAAAGATGGAAAAGCAGTTATTTTTGGAAATGATGTCTTAAAACAAATGGAACGTAAAACTGGCTTCCTTGATACTGATCTATACAAGACTGATGACTTGTTTAGTGTTGATACTCAAATGAGTAAAGCTGATCGATTAGCTACTGGTGAAGGTTCTGCAACCCATGATATGACTTTAGTCGGCGTTGATGAAGACAATGGTGAAATTCGTAAATGGAAAGTAGAAAATTCTTGGGGCGATAAATATGGTCACAAGGGTTTCTACGAAATGAGCCAGAAGTGGTTTGAAGAATATGTTTATGATGTAGTTGTTGATAAGAAATATTTACCTGAAGATTTGGTTAAGCTTTGGGAAGAACCAGCTGTTGATTTGAAACCCTGGGAACATATCGGCTTATAA
- a CDS encoding MerR family transcriptional regulator has product MESKKILHNVFQNIEVGIGEVSKVVGVSQRQLRYWEKKGYIEPISDDNSGVRRYNLSTLYLIVFIKEQLDNGFTLAAAFERSKDIKLKSKIVRTFFEHTFSDVEITDAEKGYGEIDLGDFRTEDGEKYHFKGVLDAHGRYVKIDK; this is encoded by the coding sequence ATGGAATCAAAAAAGATCCTTCATAATGTTTTTCAAAATATTGAAGTAGGAATTGGGGAAGTCAGCAAAGTAGTTGGCGTGTCACAAAGACAATTACGCTATTGGGAGAAAAAGGGCTATATTGAGCCCATTTCTGATGATAATAGCGGTGTTAGAAGATACAATTTATCAACTTTATATTTAATTGTTTTTATTAAAGAGCAACTTGATAATGGTTTTACTTTAGCTGCTGCTTTTGAACGATCAAAAGATATCAAGCTAAAGAGTAAAATTGTTCGAACCTTTTTTGAGCATACTTTCAGCGATGTTGAAATTACTGATGCAGAGAAGGGATATGGTGAAATAGATTTAGGTGATTTCCGTACCGAAGATGGTGAGAAGTATCACTTCAAAGGTGTCCTTGATGCGCATGGTAGGTATGTAAAAATTGATAAATAA
- a CDS encoding ROK family protein produces the protein MMKKNYLSIDIGGTNVKYAELNNAGNIIEQGKIKTSHDKEQFLKNIDRIVAKYVKKGIKGIAFCAPGKIAHTKIHFGGALPFLDGIDFAVRYKKYDIPVTVINDGKASVLAENWLGSLKDMRNCAAITLGTGVGGGIIVNGKLLNGAHFQAGELSFLQLNMKEPGFDGFAGGYASAVQMIKNVNEAIENDDETDGLAAFEAINNGNEKAKKIFDEYCKRIAAIIIDIQAVVDLDAIAIGGGISAQPIVIQGINQAYDQVLADNELIRKTFTRPKIVEAKFKNGANLYGALYNLFIHVNGEKL, from the coding sequence ATGATGAAAAAGAATTATTTAAGCATTGATATTGGGGGAACAAACGTAAAATATGCTGAACTTAATAATGCGGGGAATATTATTGAACAAGGCAAAATTAAAACATCGCATGATAAAGAACAATTTTTAAAAAATATTGATCGAATTGTAGCGAAATATGTAAAAAAAGGGATTAAAGGGATCGCTTTTTGTGCACCAGGAAAAATTGCGCATACTAAAATTCACTTTGGCGGAGCACTACCTTTTCTTGATGGCATCGATTTTGCAGTAAGATATAAAAAATATGATATTCCAGTTACTGTGATTAATGATGGTAAAGCTAGCGTTTTAGCTGAAAACTGGCTTGGTAGTCTAAAAGATATGCGAAATTGTGCTGCGATTACTTTAGGTACTGGTGTTGGCGGAGGAATAATTGTTAATGGAAAGCTGTTAAATGGGGCACATTTTCAAGCCGGTGAATTAAGTTTCTTGCAGCTTAATATGAAAGAACCTGGATTTGATGGTTTTGCCGGTGGTTATGCTTCTGCTGTTCAAATGATCAAGAATGTTAACGAAGCCATCGAAAATGATGATGAGACTGACGGCTTAGCTGCTTTTGAAGCAATTAATAATGGAAATGAAAAGGCAAAGAAAATTTTTGATGAGTATTGTAAGCGAATTGCCGCTATTATTATCGATATTCAAGCCGTAGTGGACTTAGATGCAATTGCAATTGGTGGTGGCATTTCTGCGCAGCCAATTGTGATTCAAGGAATTAATCAAGCTTATGATCAAGTTTTAGCTGATAATGAATTGATTAGAAAGACTTTCACTCGTCCAAAGATAGTTGAGGCTAAATTTAAGAATGGTGCGAACCTCTACGGGGCTTTGTACAATCTCTTTATTCATGTAAATGGTGAAAAACTATAA
- a CDS encoding MDR family MFS transporter, translating into MDQQPTDIHGKAYNRNLLVLVLIIGSFCTVLNGTLLATALPSIMRSFHISTATAEWLSTAFLLVNGVMIPVSAWLINRFGSRKMYLTAMSVFFIGTVTAALAPNFGTLLTGRIIQGLGVGVTMPLLQTIMLSIFPANKRGAAMGTVGIVIGLAPAIGPTLSGWIVDNLSWRYLFSIIAPIAGIVIILAFFLIKDVLPTKKEKIDVWSVTTSTVGFGSLLYGFSEAGNKGWTNPEILGFIGVGIVFVILFGIRQLKMADPFLDITVFKHFEFSLAAALSGITNLAMVGIEMVLPLYIQNLRGVSAFHSGLILLPGALMIGIMSPITGRLFDKYGARKMAITGMTLLTLGTIPFVFLTAESSYTMIIVLYAIRMVGVALVMMNVTTSGMNSLPLNKIAHGTAVNNTFRQVLSSIGTAILVSILTTTTNNNMPNKDLLHTLPLQYKNQAINATLDGFRASFAMSILFALVALVLAFFLKKGNRARENQEEVNG; encoded by the coding sequence ATGGATCAACAACCAACCGATATTCACGGAAAAGCCTATAATCGAAACTTGCTTGTTTTAGTTTTAATTATTGGATCTTTCTGTACTGTTTTAAACGGGACCTTGCTTGCAACAGCTCTTCCTTCAATTATGCGTTCCTTTCATATCAGTACTGCCACTGCTGAATGGCTTTCAACTGCATTTTTGTTAGTTAATGGGGTTATGATTCCAGTCTCAGCTTGGTTAATTAATCGTTTTGGCTCAAGGAAAATGTATTTGACAGCAATGTCTGTTTTCTTTATCGGGACAGTGACAGCTGCACTTGCGCCAAATTTCGGCACTTTATTAACTGGAAGAATTATTCAAGGGTTGGGTGTTGGTGTTACTATGCCATTGCTTCAAACCATCATGCTTTCAATCTTTCCCGCTAATAAGCGCGGCGCTGCGATGGGAACAGTTGGGATTGTTATTGGCCTCGCACCAGCTATTGGTCCAACCTTATCTGGCTGGATTGTTGATAATCTTTCTTGGCGCTACTTATTCAGTATTATTGCTCCAATTGCTGGAATAGTTATTATTTTAGCTTTTTTCTTAATTAAAGACGTTCTTCCAACTAAGAAAGAAAAAATTGATGTTTGGTCAGTGACAACTTCAACTGTGGGTTTTGGTAGTTTACTTTATGGTTTTTCAGAAGCTGGTAATAAAGGATGGACTAACCCCGAAATTTTAGGATTTATTGGCGTAGGAATTGTATTTGTTATTCTTTTTGGTATTCGCCAATTAAAAATGGCAGATCCATTTTTGGATATCACTGTCTTCAAACATTTCGAATTTTCTTTAGCAGCTGCTTTAAGTGGTATTACCAATTTAGCAATGGTGGGTATTGAAATGGTATTACCATTATATATTCAAAACCTACGTGGTGTGTCGGCATTTCACTCAGGATTGATACTATTACCTGGTGCCTTAATGATCGGAATCATGTCACCAATTACGGGGCGTTTATTCGATAAATATGGTGCACGAAAAATGGCAATTACTGGAATGACTCTTTTAACGCTTGGTACTATTCCATTTGTATTCTTAACTGCAGAAAGCTCATATACTATGATTATTGTTTTATACGCAATTAGAATGGTTGGTGTCGCTTTAGTTATGATGAATGTTACCACTTCAGGAATGAACTCATTGCCTTTAAATAAAATCGCTCACGGAACAGCAGTAAATAATACGTTCAGACAGGTCTTAAGTTCTATTGGTACAGCTATCTTAGTTTCAATTTTAACCACTACAACTAACAATAATATGCCAAACAAAGATTTACTCCATACTTTGCCACTTCAATATAAAAATCAGGCAATTAATGCCACTCTAGACGGATTCCGTGCTTCATTTGCAATGAGTATTCTTTTTGCCTTAGTTGCTTTAGTTCTTGCTTTCTTCTTAAAAAAGGGCAACCGCGCACGTGAAAACCAAGAAGAGGTGAATGGATAA
- a CDS encoding AraC family transcriptional regulator, whose translation MTYGKKIKQHEIVIPTDPLPVWYFVFHDHNSEKYIAPHWHRGIELSYVENGRIDDFLINKKHYSSQSGTILVVNTQEIHSIHDFRNTDSLALSIIFPYDYIANLYPDIAHQVIKINDPTMFSNKQKLAYLHLQGLLSQFIKVYFLKIPTKHLEQQRLIDEILCLLLANFTEDKKDQEQVSERKVYIINRLQYITQYVNNHYQEELNLAFLAEKCNISKEYLARFFKKEMELTVETYINNVRAEHAYGELKKSKKNLTQIAISCGFSSIRTMNRAFKKLYGKSASEMKKKLTK comes from the coding sequence ATGACATATGGCAAAAAAATCAAGCAGCATGAAATAGTGATTCCTACTGATCCGCTACCTGTTTGGTATTTTGTTTTTCATGATCATAATTCTGAAAAATATATTGCTCCGCACTGGCATCGAGGAATTGAATTGAGCTATGTTGAAAATGGGAGAATAGATGATTTTTTGATCAATAAAAAGCACTATTCTTCTCAATCAGGAACAATTTTGGTAGTAAATACGCAAGAAATTCATAGTATTCATGATTTTAGGAATACTGATTCGCTTGCATTATCAATAATTTTTCCATATGACTATATTGCTAATTTATACCCTGATATTGCTCATCAAGTCATTAAAATTAATGACCCTACTATGTTTTCCAATAAGCAGAAACTTGCCTATCTTCACTTGCAGGGGTTACTTAGTCAGTTTATTAAAGTGTATTTTCTTAAAATTCCAACTAAACACTTAGAACAGCAACGCTTAATTGATGAAATTTTATGTCTGTTATTAGCTAATTTTACTGAAGATAAGAAGGATCAGGAACAGGTTAGTGAGCGTAAAGTATATATTATTAATCGTTTACAATACATTACACAATATGTAAATAACCATTATCAAGAAGAGTTGAATTTAGCCTTTCTTGCCGAAAAGTGTAATATTTCAAAAGAATATTTAGCACGCTTCTTTAAGAAAGAAATGGAACTTACGGTTGAAACATATATTAATAATGTCCGAGCTGAACATGCTTATGGCGAATTAAAGAAATCCAAAAAGAATTTAACTCAAATTGCCATTAGCTGTGGCTTTTCTAGTATTAGAACGATGAATCGAGCTTTTAAAAAACTATATGGCAAAAGTGCATCTGAAATGAAGAAGAAATTAACAAAATAG
- a CDS encoding oligopeptide ABC transporter substrate-binding protein, whose amino-acid sequence MKMSKSKLLYVTLASSLAILSTACGAKKTDSSNQPIKFSQAVPHKPIKKGGTLTYALENESPFTGIFSAEIADTSPDSEAAAPGDEALFDINDHYQFTNKGAASLKLNHSNNTAEIKVKKKVRWSDGKPVTAKDLEYAYEILANPKVQTTQYTSSLENIKGMAEYHRGKANNISGLEMPDGPNGKTLILHFKELKPAMMNSANGFFWEHAAPYHYLKSVPFEKLVSSPQIRKHPLYFGPYKMDKTVQGQSTSWSRNPYYWRGKPNFEHIYMSNITNSNVSQAIKSKKFDVANVLSSQWEQVKNTKGVNFVGKKTLSYDYLAFKVGKWDAKLGKNVENPHAKMNNPALRKAMAYAMNVDVINKRFYHGLEFRINSLIPSQFTPYYDKNIPVYSYNLDKANKLLDKAGYKKAPGALYRSQPNGKPLVINLAVRGSGENSEAIWRNYIQQWKKAGLNVKFLGGRPMEFNRWVAAVKASDPKIDVLEGAWGAAGDPSPSVFYGEKMPYNFARFVSPTNTKLLNEIDSAKSFDKKYRVQKFHEWQKWMYNKAYVVPTSGAYSVTAVNSKVSGWSLKPSANVWYEAGFTK is encoded by the coding sequence ATGAAGATGTCAAAGTCCAAACTGCTGTATGTAACACTAGCGAGCTCACTAGCGATTTTATCAACTGCTTGTGGTGCTAAGAAAACTGATTCGAGTAATCAACCCATCAAGTTTTCTCAGGCTGTTCCCCATAAACCCATTAAAAAGGGAGGAACCTTAACCTATGCTTTAGAAAATGAATCACCATTTACTGGAATTTTTTCAGCTGAAATTGCTGATACTAGTCCCGATTCTGAAGCAGCTGCTCCAGGAGATGAAGCGCTTTTTGATATTAATGATCATTATCAATTTACCAATAAGGGTGCTGCTAGTTTAAAGTTAAATCATAGTAACAATACTGCTGAAATCAAAGTAAAAAAGAAGGTTCGTTGGTCTGATGGAAAACCAGTAACAGCCAAGGATTTAGAGTATGCATACGAAATTTTAGCTAATCCTAAAGTTCAAACTACTCAATATACTTCTTCGCTTGAAAATATTAAGGGAATGGCTGAATACCATCGGGGAAAAGCCAACAATATTTCAGGTCTTGAAATGCCAGACGGACCAAATGGAAAAACATTAATTCTTCACTTTAAGGAATTAAAACCAGCAATGATGAACTCAGCTAATGGTTTTTTCTGGGAACATGCTGCTCCTTACCATTATTTGAAAAGCGTTCCCTTTGAAAAACTTGTTTCTAGTCCGCAAATAAGAAAGCACCCACTCTACTTTGGTCCATATAAAATGGACAAAACTGTACAAGGCCAATCTACTAGTTGGTCAAGAAATCCATATTACTGGCGCGGTAAACCTAATTTTGAACATATTTACATGTCAAATATTACTAATTCTAATGTTTCACAAGCAATTAAGAGCAAAAAATTCGACGTTGCAAATGTTCTTAGCTCGCAATGGGAACAGGTAAAAAATACTAAAGGCGTCAATTTTGTCGGCAAAAAAACACTTAGTTACGACTACTTAGCCTTTAAGGTCGGAAAATGGGATGCAAAACTTGGTAAAAACGTTGAAAATCCTCATGCTAAGATGAATAATCCTGCTTTACGAAAAGCAATGGCTTATGCAATGAATGTTGATGTCATTAATAAACGTTTCTACCATGGTTTAGAATTCAGGATTAATTCTTTGATTCCTTCACAATTTACTCCATATTATGATAAAAATATTCCTGTCTATTCTTATAATCTAGATAAAGCCAATAAACTACTAGATAAAGCGGGCTATAAAAAAGCTCCTGGTGCACTCTATCGAAGTCAGCCAAATGGTAAACCATTAGTTATCAATCTAGCAGTACGTGGTTCTGGTGAAAATAGCGAAGCTATCTGGCGTAACTACATTCAACAATGGAAAAAAGCCGGCTTAAACGTTAAGTTCCTAGGCGGGCGGCCAATGGAATTTAATCGCTGGGTAGCAGCTGTTAAAGCCAGTGATCCTAAGATTGATGTTCTTGAAGGAGCTTGGGGCGCAGCAGGTGATCCTTCTCCAAGCGTCTTTTATGGTGAAAAAATGCCTTATAATTTTGCCCGTTTTGTTTCTCCGACAAACACTAAATTATTGAATGAAATCGATTCTGCCAAATCTTTTGATAAAAAATATCGGGTGCAAAAATTTCATGAATGGCAAAAATGGATGTACAACAAAGCGTATGTAGTCCCAACTAGTGGTGCCTATTCAGTAACAGCTGTAAATAGTAAAGTCTCTGGTTGGTCATTAAAACCTTCTGCTAATGTTTGGTATGAAGCGGGCTTTACTAAATAA
- a CDS encoding pyridoxamine 5'-phosphate oxidase family protein → MKKLDTNKLTDKQADLFKNNLVYIATVDENGNPQVGPKGSMTVLDPSHMQYLEKTKGAAYENIKRGSKVALVAADVPSHTAVQVLATAHVHEDDEYAKKVVSGTDTPNAFVVVLDIDEIFE, encoded by the coding sequence ATGAAGAAATTAGATACAAACAAATTAACTGACAAACAAGCAGATCTTTTTAAGAATAACTTGGTTTACATTGCTACTGTTGACGAAAATGGTAACCCACAAGTTGGTCCTAAAGGTTCAATGACTGTATTAGATCCAAGTCATATGCAATATCTTGAAAAGACTAAGGGTGCAGCTTATGAAAACATTAAGCGTGGCTCTAAAGTTGCATTAGTTGCAGCAGACGTTCCTTCTCATACTGCTGTTCAAGTTTTAGCAACTGCACATGTTCATGAAGATGATGAATATGCAAAGAAAGTTGTATCTGGTACTGATACTCCTAATGCATTTGTTGTAGTACTTGATATTGATGAAATTTTTGAATAA
- a CDS encoding MFS transporter, with translation MKWEENKMNEKNPQDHVIFKISLLSISIFLMMAPAIAPALPLMYHAFPGIDKAGVEMLSTIPNIGIVIGLLISPFLIKLMGEKPTTITGLVITLLAGTFPMYATAYTPILISRFLIGAGIGLFNSLAVSLIPQFYSSNEEKLATMVGYQNVMGSLGAALASFLISWLLTISWHAAFAIYFLVIPVLILFILFVPLPSSRQKKADKAKKAKEKQTINGKVILISVLMFFIFLFYMPMSFKIPALVVQEKLGTVSEVSALTGVLNLVGIPVGASFGFFFKKLHDKIFPLGFALVAIGFFIIALAGNFIMLSIGCLILGIGFGLGVPYMYNWLDWSAPANSVNLATTIVLVLVNVGCAISPMIINAVTPSAKMGLLISAIFFACFLVYAIIHYLRVHKKQSATA, from the coding sequence ATGAAGTGGGAGGAAAATAAAATGAACGAAAAGAATCCACAAGATCATGTGATCTTTAAAATATCATTATTATCGATTTCAATCTTTTTAATGATGGCACCAGCTATTGCACCTGCTTTACCGCTAATGTATCATGCCTTTCCAGGCATAGATAAGGCCGGGGTTGAAATGCTATCAACGATTCCTAATATCGGAATTGTAATTGGTTTATTAATTAGTCCATTTTTAATTAAGTTAATGGGAGAAAAGCCAACTACTATTACTGGTTTGGTAATAACTTTGTTAGCTGGTACTTTTCCAATGTATGCAACTGCTTATACACCTATTTTAATTTCTAGATTTTTGATCGGTGCAGGAATTGGTTTATTCAACTCACTTGCTGTTAGTTTAATTCCGCAATTCTATAGTAGTAATGAAGAAAAATTAGCCACAATGGTGGGCTATCAAAATGTAATGGGTAGTTTGGGAGCAGCGCTTGCATCATTTCTGATTAGTTGGCTTTTAACTATTTCATGGCATGCAGCATTTGCAATTTATTTCTTAGTAATTCCAGTTTTGATCTTGTTTATTTTATTTGTTCCACTTCCTTCTTCAAGACAAAAGAAGGCTGACAAAGCAAAAAAGGCAAAAGAAAAACAGACTATTAATGGTAAAGTAATTTTAATCTCGGTTTTAATGTTCTTTATTTTTCTATTTTATATGCCAATGAGTTTTAAGATTCCTGCTTTAGTTGTTCAAGAAAAGTTAGGAACAGTTAGTGAGGTTTCAGCTTTAACTGGAGTTTTGAACTTAGTTGGTATTCCAGTAGGAGCATCATTTGGGTTCTTCTTTAAGAAATTACACGATAAGATCTTTCCACTAGGATTTGCTTTAGTAGCAATCGGTTTCTTTATAATTGCGTTAGCAGGTAATTTCATTATGTTGAGTATTGGTTGCTTAATTTTAGGAATTGGTTTTGGCTTAGGTGTGCCATATATGTACAATTGGCTGGACTGGTCAGCTCCAGCAAATTCAGTTAATTTAGCAACAACCATTGTTTTGGTACTAGTTAATGTAGGATGCGCAATTTCACCAATGATTATCAATGCAGTTACGCCAAGTGCTAAAATGGGATTATTGATTTCGGCTATTTTCTTTGCTTGCTTTTTAGTATATGCGATTATTCACTATCTAAGAGTTCACAAAAAGCAAAGCGCTACTGCTTAA